In Synechococcus sp. PCC 6312, one genomic interval encodes:
- a CDS encoding Asr1405/Asl0597 family protein, whose translation MQSHSHAHHDFSETARHTIAVRWDHRWPIYHRLSGLGIRCWCTPYQPLQVEISSPAVAIQIWSVIRQLTTSRQEQAAWLGQCWQLSTVES comes from the coding sequence ATGCAGTCCCATTCCCACGCCCATCATGATTTCTCCGAAACAGCTCGGCATACTATTGCGGTGCGCTGGGATCATCGCTGGCCCATCTACCATCGGCTGTCTGGTTTGGGGATTCGCTGTTGGTGTACTCCCTATCAACCCCTCCAGGTAGAAATTTCTTCCCCAGCCGTAGCCATTCAAATCTGGAGTGTCATTCGCCAACTGACCACCTCTCGCCAAGAGCAAGCCGCTTGGTTGGGGCAGTGCTGGCAGCTTTCGACCGTTGAGTCTTAG
- the mtnA gene encoding S-methyl-5-thioribose-1-phosphate isomerase: MSQGIFPVQWHENSVRLIDQTRLPAEYSVVDIHCVDDMATAITTMIVRGAPAIGVAAAFGMYLGARDYADSDRQGLLDHLEQVAILLRQTRPTAVNLFWAIDQMLKAAQARPGSVSEIQAYLLQTAQKICDDDIRTCQQIGDHGLAALPNSPEKLRILTHCNAGALATAGYGTALGVIRSAWSAGRLERVYADETRPRWQGAKLTTWECVQEGIPVTLLADTMAAHCMQQGMIDAVVVGADRIAANGDTANKIGTYSVALAAQAHGIPFFIAAPASTVDLALPEGSLIPIEQRDPEEVYLVGNQRICPEGVEFYTPAFDVTPAHLIKGIITEFGVFPPERLEAGLAGHLNAEHQG; the protein is encoded by the coding sequence ATGAGTCAGGGGATTTTTCCGGTGCAGTGGCATGAAAACAGTGTCCGCCTGATTGATCAAACCCGCTTACCGGCCGAATACAGCGTTGTCGATATTCACTGTGTTGACGACATGGCCACCGCGATTACCACCATGATTGTTCGGGGTGCGCCCGCGATTGGGGTGGCGGCGGCGTTTGGGATGTATTTGGGAGCACGGGACTATGCTGATTCTGACCGTCAGGGCTTATTAGACCATCTCGAACAGGTCGCAATTCTCTTACGGCAAACTCGACCCACCGCGGTGAATTTATTCTGGGCCATTGATCAAATGCTGAAGGCGGCCCAGGCCAGACCCGGTTCAGTCTCCGAAATCCAAGCCTACCTGCTGCAAACGGCGCAAAAAATCTGTGATGACGATATCCGCACCTGTCAGCAAATTGGCGACCATGGCCTGGCAGCCTTACCGAACTCTCCTGAGAAGTTAAGAATTCTGACCCACTGTAATGCCGGGGCCTTAGCCACGGCGGGCTATGGAACAGCCTTAGGGGTAATTCGCTCAGCCTGGTCAGCGGGACGGTTAGAACGGGTTTATGCTGATGAAACTCGCCCCCGTTGGCAAGGGGCCAAACTAACCACTTGGGAATGTGTCCAAGAAGGTATTCCAGTGACGTTATTGGCAGATACGATGGCAGCCCATTGTATGCAGCAGGGGATGATCGATGCGGTCGTAGTCGGGGCGGATCGGATTGCTGCCAATGGGGACACGGCCAACAAAATTGGGACGTACAGCGTTGCTCTTGCAGCCCAGGCCCACGGGATTCCCTTTTTTATTGCCGCCCCAGCTTCTACCGTAGATTTAGCGTTACCAGAAGGCAGTTTAATTCCCATTGAGCAACGGGATCCGGAAGAAGTTTATTTAGTCGGGAATCAACGCATTTGTCCAGAAGGGGTTGAGTTTTATACGCCCGCCTTTGATGTCACCCCTGCCCATTTAATTAAAGGGATTATTACTGAGTTTGGTGTCTTTCCCCCGGAGCGATTAGAAGCGGGGTTAGCAGGCCATCTCAATGCGGAACACCAAGGCTAG
- a CDS encoding Dps family protein, translated as MTTTTQPRQDFGVIAENVVLLDLASTTPVCEGMNRLLASFQALYLQYQKHHFVVEGAEFYQLHEFFQDCYEAVQGHVHDLGERLNGLGGIPAANFIQLGELCCFTPEPSGAFSSREMINHDLWAEQSLLQILRQQAAQAETLGDRATAYLYDQILLKTEERAYHLAHFLAADSLKA; from the coding sequence ATGACAACTACGACTCAACCTCGTCAGGATTTTGGGGTCATTGCTGAAAATGTTGTTCTACTGGATCTGGCCTCTACCACGCCAGTCTGTGAAGGCATGAATCGGCTTTTGGCTAGTTTCCAGGCCTTGTATCTGCAATATCAAAAGCATCATTTTGTTGTTGAGGGAGCCGAATTCTATCAGTTGCATGAATTTTTCCAAGATTGCTACGAAGCTGTCCAGGGCCATGTCCATGATTTGGGTGAGCGGCTCAATGGCCTGGGGGGAATTCCGGCGGCTAACTTTATTCAATTAGGAGAGTTATGCTGCTTTACTCCAGAACCCAGTGGTGCCTTTAGCAGCCGGGAGATGATCAACCATGATCTATGGGCAGAGCAATCCCTTCTCCAAATTCTGCGTCAACAAGCTGCCCAGGCCGAAACCTTGGGTGATCGGGCCACTGCCTATTTGTACGATCAGATTTTGCTCAAGACGGAAGAGCGGGCCTACCATTTGGCCCATTTCTTGGCTGCAGACAGTCTGAAAGCCTAG
- a CDS encoding isocitrate/isopropylmalate dehydrogenase family protein, with protein MAHAVTLIRGDGIGPEVALATQTALDATGVAFDWHVVDAGVDMMDKYGTPLPEHVLDTIKETKTAIKGPITTPVGTGFRSVNVEIRKRLNLYANLRPAKSIVGVKSYFHDIDLVIVRENTEDLYAGIEFDYKTPEAAKARAFLSELSGKSIRDDAAIGVKPISVYGSEKILNFAFKYAQANGRKKVTAVHKANIMKFTDGLFLETARKLAPNYPDLEFEDRIVDNMCMQLMQKPELYDVMVMPNLYGDILSDMCAGMIGGLGIAPGANIGDDYAVFEAIHGSAPKYAGQNKANPTALILSGVLMLQYLGEVDAAQRLQAAVEKVIGEKKYVTYDLIPPGQTPVGTQQMAEAIAQEVQR; from the coding sequence GTGGCCCACGCAGTCACCTTAATTCGCGGCGATGGAATTGGCCCTGAAGTTGCTTTAGCGACCCAGACGGCATTAGATGCAACGGGGGTGGCCTTTGATTGGCACGTGGTTGATGCAGGCGTGGACATGATGGATAAGTATGGGACACCCTTACCGGAGCACGTCCTAGACACGATTAAAGAAACTAAAACCGCCATTAAGGGGCCCATTACTACCCCTGTGGGGACAGGCTTTCGCTCTGTGAACGTGGAAATTCGCAAACGCCTGAATCTTTACGCTAATTTACGACCCGCTAAATCCATTGTCGGGGTAAAAAGCTATTTCCATGATATTGATCTGGTGATTGTCCGGGAAAACACCGAAGACCTCTATGCCGGGATTGAGTTTGACTACAAGACCCCGGAAGCTGCCAAAGCCAGAGCCTTTTTAAGTGAGTTATCCGGTAAATCGATCCGGGATGATGCCGCCATTGGGGTTAAGCCGATTTCCGTCTATGGCAGTGAGAAAATTCTCAATTTTGCCTTCAAGTATGCCCAGGCCAATGGTCGCAAAAAAGTCACGGCAGTCCATAAAGCCAACATCATGAAATTTACCGATGGCCTATTTTTAGAGACGGCCCGGAAACTTGCCCCCAACTATCCAGATCTAGAGTTTGAAGACCGGATTGTGGACAACATGTGTATGCAGTTAATGCAAAAGCCGGAACTCTACGATGTCATGGTCATGCCCAATTTATATGGCGATATTCTCTCGGATATGTGTGCCGGGATGATTGGGGGCCTGGGGATTGCACCGGGGGCCAATATTGGCGATGACTATGCGGTGTTTGAAGCCATTCACGGCTCGGCCCCCAAATATGCCGGACAAAACAAGGCAAATCCGACCGCGTTGATTCTTTCCGGGGTGTTGATGTTGCAATACCTGGGGGAAGTGGATGCCGCGCAACGGTTACAAGCGGCGGTGGAAAAAGTGATTGGTGAGAAAAAATATGTCACCTACGATTTAATTCCCCCCGGACAAACCCCAGTTGGTACCCAACAAATGGCCGAAGCGATTGCCCAGGAAGTACAACGTTAA
- the rimM gene encoding ribosome maturation factor RimM (Essential for efficient processing of 16S rRNA): MTLSSQIDTSDWIVIGQIVAPQGLAGAVRVYPESDFPERFLEPGPRWLKTNHQNSPIPVTLTEGRFLNGPGLYVLTFAEYKTRTEAENLRGSQLVVPMSDRPPLEPNEFHLMDLIGLDVFIPPDPEVIGTVIGLINAGNDLLEVRLHRPQEPIVLIPLVREIVPTIDLQHRRIELTPPTGLIPVK, translated from the coding sequence ATGACTCTCTCTTCGCAAATTGATACCTCCGACTGGATTGTAATTGGGCAGATTGTTGCTCCCCAAGGCCTGGCTGGGGCAGTCCGAGTTTATCCAGAATCAGATTTTCCGGAGCGATTTTTAGAACCTGGGCCCCGTTGGCTAAAAACTAATCATCAAAACTCCCCAATTCCAGTCACCCTGACTGAGGGTAGATTTTTAAATGGCCCAGGCCTGTATGTTCTTACCTTTGCAGAATATAAAACCCGGACAGAGGCTGAAAATTTACGGGGAAGTCAGTTAGTCGTGCCCATGTCTGACCGCCCCCCCCTAGAGCCTAATGAATTTCATTTGATGGATTTGATCGGGCTAGACGTTTTTATTCCCCCTGATCCAGAGGTGATTGGGACGGTGATCGGGCTGATCAATGCCGGGAATGATCTCCTTGAAGTCCGGCTCCACCGCCCCCAAGAGCCAATTGTCCTGATTCCTTTGGTTCGGGAGATTGTTCCTACGATTGACCTCCAACATCGGCGGATTGAACTCACCCCCCCGACCGGATTAATTCCCGTAAAATAA
- a CDS encoding precorrin-8X methylmutase: MDWHSSDIQSLHQIDQELGDHPFAPAEYEIIRRVIYATGDFDYQTLIQFCPQALSAGVAALSVRTPIIVDVPLVQMGILPQLQTTFANPVYCGSETFTRPQTEKSRAAFGVETLSRRHPTAIFVIGASQTTLSPLLELVQADEIKPALIIHTPVGFLPQGREQLEKSWLPNIMLNGQKGGPGVAAAILSGLIDLAWGAYGHDIKDQSKPR; encoded by the coding sequence ATGGATTGGCACAGTAGCGACATCCAAAGTTTGCACCAAATTGATCAGGAGTTGGGGGATCATCCCTTTGCTCCGGCAGAATATGAAATTATTCGGCGAGTGATTTATGCCACAGGGGATTTTGACTATCAAACCTTGATCCAATTTTGTCCTCAGGCCTTGTCTGCGGGTGTGGCGGCCCTCTCGGTCAGAACCCCAATCATTGTCGATGTGCCCTTAGTGCAGATGGGAATTTTGCCGCAATTGCAAACCACCTTTGCGAATCCCGTTTACTGTGGCAGCGAAACCTTTACCCGCCCGCAGACTGAAAAATCCCGCGCGGCTTTTGGAGTCGAAACCCTCTCCCGGCGGCATCCAACGGCTATTTTTGTCATTGGGGCTTCCCAAACAACTCTGTCTCCCTTGTTAGAACTGGTGCAGGCCGATGAAATTAAGCCAGCCTTGATTATCCACACACCGGTGGGATTTTTGCCCCAAGGGCGCGAGCAACTGGAAAAATCTTGGTTACCCAATATTATGCTGAATGGGCAAAAAGGGGGGCCAGGGGTCGCAGCAGCTATTTTATCGGGTCTGATTGATTTGGCCTGGGGAGCTTACGGCCACGACATCAAGGATCAAAGTAAGCCCCGCTAA
- a CDS encoding PP2C family protein-serine/threonine phosphatase: MTTTVPPASLSTLLQPSPGPVLALKQLVARLQRENSKIQELLASLSFALRTLNNLNQFFELIPLITSRVTEADATALVLFRADGQVRLEQLHCHASDQCPNIRSALETATRTLANGLANVDTTHTQDSLESQLDAQLAARIPTGIRFFGTSILVKDSQLRERGRLYIFTQSPTYDWSETRQHLMQVIADQTAMAIANDELAVKLRERQRLDRELEIGAEIQKNLLPSHCPEIWGLELAAACRTASWVGGDYYDFIPITYGQGDHKTIAQGRWGIAVGDVMGKGVPAGLIMTMTRGMLRAEALNGHRPSRIMQHLNRAMQPDLETSHRFVTLFYSEYNPQTRILSYSNAAHLPPLLWQARTESVRRLDTYGMLIGLDGRAQYQEVAVQLEPGDRIIFYTDGITEAENPQRERFEEFRLQEALSQACQLALSPDRVLEHIFTTVSQFTGPVKEEQDDMTLIVLSVTD, encoded by the coding sequence ATGACCACGACTGTCCCCCCAGCATCGTTATCCACCCTACTGCAACCCTCCCCAGGCCCGGTTTTGGCCTTGAAGCAGTTGGTGGCGCGACTGCAACGGGAAAATAGCAAAATCCAAGAACTGTTGGCTTCTCTCAGTTTTGCCCTGCGCACCCTCAACAACCTCAATCAATTTTTTGAACTGATTCCCTTAATTACCTCGCGGGTGACAGAAGCCGATGCCACCGCCTTAGTTCTATTTCGGGCTGATGGACAGGTGCGTCTCGAACAACTCCACTGCCATGCCAGTGATCAATGCCCAAATATTCGCTCAGCCTTGGAGACAGCAACCCGTACCCTGGCCAATGGCCTGGCTAATGTGGATACTACCCATACCCAAGACTCCCTAGAAAGCCAACTGGATGCCCAACTGGCCGCCCGGATTCCCACAGGGATTAGATTTTTTGGCACCAGTATTCTCGTGAAGGATTCCCAACTCCGGGAACGGGGCCGGCTTTACATTTTTACCCAATCCCCAACCTATGACTGGTCAGAAACCCGCCAACATCTGATGCAGGTAATTGCGGATCAAACAGCGATGGCCATTGCCAACGATGAACTGGCGGTCAAACTCCGGGAGCGACAACGCTTAGACCGAGAACTGGAAATTGGCGCGGAAATTCAAAAAAATCTCCTCCCAAGCCACTGTCCAGAGATTTGGGGCCTGGAATTAGCTGCGGCCTGTCGCACAGCCAGTTGGGTCGGCGGTGATTATTATGACTTTATTCCAATTACCTATGGCCAGGGGGATCACAAAACCATAGCCCAAGGGCGGTGGGGTATTGCCGTTGGGGATGTCATGGGTAAAGGAGTTCCAGCCGGTCTAATTATGACTATGACCCGGGGAATGTTGCGGGCAGAAGCTCTCAATGGCCATCGCCCCAGTCGGATTATGCAACACCTGAATCGGGCCATGCAGCCAGATTTGGAAACCTCCCATCGCTTTGTCACCCTTTTTTATTCGGAATACAATCCCCAAACCCGCATTCTCTCCTACAGTAATGCAGCCCACTTACCTCCCCTCCTCTGGCAGGCCAGAACGGAATCTGTGCGCCGATTAGATACTTATGGGATGTTGATTGGTTTAGATGGCCGGGCCCAATATCAGGAAGTGGCGGTGCAATTAGAGCCGGGGGATCGAATTATTTTTTATACCGATGGGATTACCGAGGCTGAAAATCCACAGCGGGAGCGTTTTGAGGAGTTTCGTCTCCAAGAAGCCCTAAGCCAAGCCTGTCAGTTAGCACTCTCTCCCGATCGGGTTTTAGAACATATTTTTACAACCGTGAGCCAATTTACCGGCCCGGTCAAAGAGGAACAGGATGATATGACCCTCATTGTGTTATCAGTCACAGACTAG
- the ylqF gene encoding ribosome biogenesis GTPase YlqF has translation MPRKPKPELDLGPLERIERGIVATPLIQWYPGHIAKAEKALKEQLSRVDVVLEVRDARIPLASFHPQIPAWIGTKPRLLILNRLDMISPLEREQWQAWFRSQAESPYFANGQTGDGVVAIFKAAQAAGVTVNERRKLRGMNPRPVRAVVLGFPNVGKSALINRLLKRKIAASAARPGVTRQLRWIRISDQLELLDAPGVLPANLKDQNAAIKLAICDDIGEAAYDNQRVAAALIDLLQDLNQAPRLLNRYQVGLDERSGEEYIVYLAIQRFKNDHERAGRQLLQDFRRLALGPICLEKPPSP, from the coding sequence ATGCCCCGTAAACCCAAGCCTGAACTTGACCTAGGCCCACTAGAACGGATTGAGCGGGGTATTGTCGCGACTCCCCTGATTCAGTGGTATCCCGGCCATATTGCCAAGGCCGAAAAAGCCCTCAAGGAACAACTGAGTCGGGTGGATGTAGTCTTAGAAGTCCGGGACGCACGGATTCCTCTAGCGAGTTTTCACCCCCAAATTCCCGCATGGATTGGGACAAAACCGCGTCTGCTGATCCTGAATCGTTTGGATATGATTAGTCCCTTGGAGCGGGAACAATGGCAGGCCTGGTTTCGATCCCAAGCTGAGAGTCCCTATTTCGCCAATGGACAAACAGGAGATGGAGTCGTAGCAATTTTCAAAGCCGCCCAGGCCGCAGGGGTAACGGTTAATGAACGGCGCAAACTCCGAGGCATGAATCCCCGACCCGTGCGGGCAGTGGTGTTAGGGTTTCCCAATGTTGGTAAGTCTGCTTTGATTAATCGGTTACTGAAGCGAAAAATTGCCGCCAGTGCTGCCCGGCCTGGAGTGACCCGCCAACTCCGCTGGATCCGCATTTCCGATCAACTTGAACTGTTAGATGCCCCTGGGGTCTTGCCTGCAAACCTCAAAGATCAAAATGCCGCCATCAAGCTAGCTATTTGTGATGATATTGGCGAAGCTGCCTATGACAATCAGCGGGTTGCGGCCGCCCTGATCGACTTATTGCAGGACTTAAACCAAGCCCCCCGCTTGCTCAACCGCTATCAGGTCGGACTAGATGAACGTTCTGGGGAAGAATATATTGTTTATCTAGCTATCCAGCGTTTCAAAAACGATCACGAACGGGCGGGACGCCAACTCCTCCAAGATTTTCGGCGGCTTGCCCTTGGCCCCATCTGCCTTGAGAAGCCACCCAGCCCATAG